A single window of Anaerocolumna chitinilytica DNA harbors:
- a CDS encoding CpsB/CapC family capsule biosynthesis tyrosine phosphatase codes for MEGYIDIHSHIIPKVDDGAESTETALRMLALAYREGVRSMIATPHVSYKKNESRYRQLSAAFSKLQEKSEQELPDLKLYFGSEIYYSQDTVHGLETGEIPTLAGTSYVLVEFTPSCEYRYLKSSLQNLVMSGFKPIIAHVERYYNLNKEIRMLEDLVAMGAYLQSNAMSILGENGREAKKVTKSILKSGLLHFIATDSHNESSRPPKLEKCLTMTRKRYGEKYAAELFMNNARKLLNDQYI; via the coding sequence ATGGAAGGATATATCGATATACATAGTCATATAATTCCGAAAGTGGATGACGGTGCTGAAAGTACCGAAACAGCGCTTCGTATGCTGGCATTGGCATATAGGGAAGGTGTTCGTTCTATGATAGCAACACCACATGTGTCTTACAAGAAAAATGAGAGCAGATACCGGCAATTAAGTGCAGCTTTTTCTAAGCTGCAGGAGAAATCAGAACAGGAACTTCCTGACTTGAAGCTCTATTTTGGGAGTGAGATCTATTATAGTCAGGATACGGTACACGGCCTTGAAACAGGTGAGATTCCGACTCTTGCCGGCACAAGCTATGTACTGGTAGAGTTCACCCCCTCCTGTGAATACCGGTATCTGAAAAGCAGCCTTCAGAACCTTGTAATGAGCGGCTTTAAACCAATAATAGCCCATGTGGAACGTTATTATAATCTAAATAAAGAGATTAGGATGTTAGAAGATCTGGTTGCTATGGGAGCCTATTTACAGTCCAATGCCATGAGTATCCTGGGGGAGAATGGCAGGGAAGCCAAAAAGGTCACAAAAAGTATCTTAAAGAGTGGGCTATTACACTTTATTGCCACAGATAGCCATAATGAGAGTTCAAGACCGCCAAAGCTAGAGAAATGCCTGACAATGACACGTAAGCGGTATGGTGAAAAATATGCGGCCGAACTGTTTATGAATAATGCAAGGAAACTGCTCAATGACCAATATATTTAA